In Microbulbifer sp. GL-2, the following are encoded in one genomic region:
- the mnmA gene encoding tRNA 2-thiouridine(34) synthase MnmA, producing the protein MPDSTHNKQPKRVIVGMSGGVDSSVAALLLMQQGYQVEGLFMKNWDEDDGTEYCTAKADLADAQAVCEKLGIKLHTANFAAEYWDHVFEYFLAEYKAGRTPNPDILCNREIKFKVFLEYAEVLGADAIATGHYTRRRDVDGRTHLLKGLDANKDQSYFLHAVGEEEFARSLFPLGELEKPEVRRIAEENGFITHNKKDSTGICFIGERRFKDFLEQYLPAQPGDMETPEGKVMGRHAGLMYHTIGQRQGLGIGGVKGAGEEPWYVVGKDLERNVLLVAQGAHHPLLYATGLEATQTHWINGSSLGETFRCNAKTRYRQPDQGCTVQVQESGDLIVVFDEPQRAITPGQSLVLYDGEVCLGGAVIERATGIGSAVPEKYKKH; encoded by the coding sequence ATGCCTGATTCCACGCACAACAAACAGCCAAAACGCGTCATCGTCGGTATGTCCGGCGGTGTGGACTCCTCTGTAGCCGCACTACTGCTGATGCAGCAGGGTTATCAGGTGGAAGGTCTGTTTATGAAAAACTGGGACGAGGATGATGGCACCGAGTACTGCACTGCAAAAGCCGATCTGGCAGATGCCCAGGCTGTCTGCGAGAAGCTCGGTATCAAACTGCATACAGCCAACTTTGCCGCCGAGTACTGGGATCATGTATTCGAATACTTCCTGGCAGAATATAAAGCCGGGCGCACACCGAACCCGGACATCCTTTGCAACAGGGAGATCAAGTTCAAAGTTTTCCTGGAATATGCCGAAGTTCTGGGAGCGGATGCTATTGCTACCGGGCACTACACACGCCGCCGCGACGTAGATGGCCGCACCCACCTGCTCAAGGGGCTCGATGCCAATAAGGACCAGAGCTATTTCCTGCACGCCGTTGGAGAGGAGGAGTTTGCCCGCTCCCTCTTTCCCTTGGGGGAATTGGAAAAGCCGGAGGTCCGGCGCATTGCCGAAGAAAACGGCTTTATCACCCATAACAAAAAAGACAGCACCGGCATTTGTTTTATCGGCGAGCGTCGCTTTAAGGACTTCCTTGAGCAATATCTGCCCGCCCAGCCGGGAGACATGGAGACTCCCGAAGGCAAAGTCATGGGGCGCCATGCCGGTCTGATGTACCACACCATAGGTCAGCGCCAGGGCCTGGGTATTGGCGGTGTCAAAGGCGCTGGCGAAGAACCCTGGTATGTGGTGGGTAAGGATCTGGAGCGTAATGTTCTGCTGGTAGCCCAGGGGGCGCATCATCCGCTGCTCTATGCGACAGGGTTAGAGGCAACCCAGACTCACTGGATTAATGGCTCCTCACTGGGTGAAACGTTCCGCTGCAATGCTAAAACCCGCTACCGCCAGCCGGACCAGGGCTGCACAGTCCAGGTTCAGGAGAGTGGAGACCTGATTGTCGTATTTGATGAGCCACAGCGCGCCATCACACCAGGGCAATCATTGGTACTGTACGATGGCGAGGTATGCCTCGGCGGCGCAGTTATTGAGAGAGCCACGGGCATCGGCTCCGCCGTACCGGAAAAATACAAGAAGCACTAA
- the hflD gene encoding high frequency lysogenization protein HflD encodes MNNWRDQALALAGIFQSATLVERLAKTGTAPQAQLETGVHSLFQINPERTEDIFVGAEHLLPGLQVSKQILQSRQHPEYTDCLRYTLSVLYLQRQLSKKKDLLSIVGSRLEKAQLQAEHFSLTHENIFSNLASIYSDTLGTFRFRIQVLGDFNYLQQQRIANQIRSMLFAGVRSATLWRQLGGRRLHLLFQRKKLLQATNEWIAKIESTND; translated from the coding sequence TTGAATAACTGGCGGGATCAGGCATTAGCACTGGCCGGAATTTTTCAATCCGCAACACTGGTAGAGCGCCTGGCCAAAACTGGTACAGCGCCCCAGGCACAGCTGGAAACCGGGGTGCATAGCCTCTTCCAGATCAACCCCGAACGCACTGAGGATATATTCGTCGGAGCGGAGCACCTGCTGCCCGGCCTGCAGGTTTCCAAGCAGATACTGCAGTCCCGGCAACACCCCGAATACACTGACTGCTTGCGCTACACGCTCTCAGTTCTTTACCTGCAGCGACAGTTGAGTAAGAAAAAAGACCTGCTTTCAATTGTTGGCAGTAGACTGGAAAAGGCCCAGCTCCAGGCTGAGCATTTTTCGCTCACTCACGAAAATATCTTCTCCAACCTCGCCAGCATTTACAGCGACACCCTAGGCACTTTCCGTTTTCGCATACAGGTACTCGGTGATTTCAATTACCTGCAACAGCAGCGTATCGCCAACCAAATTCGCTCTATGTTATTTGCCGGCGTTCGCTCGGCAACTCTGTGGCGACAGTTGGGTGGACGCCGCCTGCACCTACTTTTCCAACGCAAAAAACTACTGCAAGCGACCAACGAATGGATCGCGAAAATCGAATCTACAAATGATTAA
- the purB gene encoding adenylosuccinate lyase gives MTVELSALTAVSPIDGRYESKTAPLREIFSEYGLIRARVEVEVRWLQKLSAHTEIAEVERFDDSANQLLDSIVADFSLEDAESIKNIERTTNHDVKAVEYFLKEKISSNAQLVKVSEFVHFACTSEDINNLSHALMLRAGRDSVMLPAMDALVEKVANLAQDFADVPMMSRTHGQTASPTTVGKELANVVARLRRQISQVKAVPLLGKINGAVGNYNAHLSAYPNIDWEKNAEEFITSLGLTWNPYTTQIEPHDYIAELFDAIARFNTILLDFDRDIWGYISLGYFKQKVVAGEVGSSTMPHKVNPIDFENSEGNLGLANAVFQHLAAKLPVSRWQRDLTDSTVLRNMGVGAGYSTIAYAATMKGLGKLEINRARLAEDLDNSWEVLAEPIQTVMRRYNIEEPYEKLKALTRGQGITRETLKVFIENLDIPTEAKGALLEMTPASYIGNAIDQAQKI, from the coding sequence ATGACAGTTGAGCTTTCCGCACTCACAGCGGTATCCCCTATTGATGGTCGCTACGAGAGCAAGACTGCCCCCCTGCGTGAAATTTTCAGTGAATACGGTCTAATCCGCGCCCGCGTTGAAGTGGAAGTACGCTGGCTACAGAAACTTTCCGCGCATACAGAAATCGCCGAGGTTGAGAGGTTTGATGACTCAGCAAACCAGTTGCTGGATAGCATCGTAGCCGACTTCTCCCTAGAAGATGCCGAAAGCATCAAGAATATCGAACGCACCACCAACCACGATGTAAAAGCAGTTGAGTATTTTCTCAAAGAAAAAATCAGCAGCAATGCACAGCTGGTTAAAGTCAGCGAGTTTGTACATTTCGCCTGCACTTCCGAGGACATCAACAACCTATCCCACGCACTGATGCTACGTGCCGGACGCGATAGCGTAATGCTGCCTGCTATGGACGCCCTGGTAGAAAAAGTTGCCAATCTCGCGCAAGACTTTGCCGACGTACCCATGATGTCCCGAACCCACGGCCAGACTGCAAGCCCTACAACCGTGGGCAAAGAGCTAGCCAATGTCGTAGCGCGCCTGCGTCGGCAGATAAGCCAGGTAAAAGCTGTGCCCCTGCTGGGTAAAATCAACGGGGCAGTAGGCAATTACAATGCGCACTTGTCGGCATATCCGAATATCGACTGGGAAAAGAATGCTGAAGAGTTCATAACCTCCCTCGGCCTGACCTGGAACCCCTACACTACCCAGATTGAACCACACGATTACATTGCCGAACTGTTTGATGCCATTGCACGCTTTAACACCATTCTGCTCGATTTTGATCGCGATATCTGGGGTTACATCTCCCTCGGCTACTTCAAGCAAAAAGTAGTCGCCGGTGAAGTGGGTTCCTCCACCATGCCGCACAAAGTTAATCCCATCGACTTCGAAAACTCCGAGGGTAACCTGGGTTTGGCCAATGCAGTTTTCCAGCACCTGGCCGCTAAACTGCCGGTTTCCCGTTGGCAGCGCGACCTGACCGACTCCACTGTACTGCGCAATATGGGTGTGGGCGCTGGTTACTCCACAATCGCTTATGCCGCCACTATGAAGGGCCTGGGCAAGCTGGAAATCAACCGTGCACGCCTGGCAGAAGATCTGGACAATTCCTGGGAGGTCCTGGCAGAGCCTATTCAAACCGTGATGCGTCGATACAATATCGAAGAGCCCTACGAAAAACTGAAAGCGCTCACTCGCGGCCAGGGTATCACCCGTGAAACCTTAAAAGTATTTATTGAGAACCTGGACATTCCTACAGAAGCCAAGGGCGCCCTGTTAGAAATGACACCGGCTTCTTATATCGGTAATGCCATAGATCAAGCTCAAAAAATCTAA
- a CDS encoding cupin domain-containing protein produces the protein MASPLTHLGDIPIKVFMRDYWQQKPLLIRNAFVDFQSPISGEELAGMALEETIESRLVLENGEGGPWELRTGPFTEEDFLSLPPSHWTLLVQAVDQWLSEIAELKEYFRFIPDWRLDDVMISYAADKGSVGPHYDHYDVFLLQAEGNRLWHQGPKVDETNPRLEGTPLNILKEFDAENSWVLEPGDMLYLPPQYSHWGIADGACTTISIGFRAPSAAAILEDLAAEVAMGLPDSLRYTDAGAEPSTSPAEIDPSSVTRLQQQLGEWLKQPEKIAQWFGAVMTEAKYPDTVALDADDAADWREQLPQGLQLILNPASRVAFCREPATLFVDGEAFPAPISFAEHFAKFHEISWNNIEAFPEVAMADGLVDQLVSQGTLIYPPEDF, from the coding sequence GTGGCCAGCCCCCTTACCCATCTCGGTGATATACCGATCAAAGTTTTCATGCGCGATTACTGGCAGCAAAAGCCACTACTGATTCGCAATGCTTTTGTCGATTTCCAGTCACCGATATCTGGTGAGGAGCTCGCCGGCATGGCTCTGGAAGAAACAATTGAATCACGCCTGGTACTGGAGAATGGCGAAGGCGGCCCATGGGAATTGCGTACCGGCCCTTTTACCGAAGAGGACTTCCTCTCGCTCCCCCCAAGTCACTGGACTCTGCTGGTACAAGCCGTGGACCAATGGCTTTCAGAAATTGCTGAACTGAAAGAGTATTTCCGCTTTATTCCCGACTGGCGCCTGGACGATGTAATGATCAGCTACGCTGCCGATAAGGGCAGCGTCGGACCCCACTACGATCATTACGATGTCTTCCTGCTGCAGGCTGAAGGCAATCGCCTCTGGCACCAGGGGCCCAAAGTGGACGAAACGAACCCACGACTGGAGGGGACTCCCCTCAATATTCTTAAAGAATTCGATGCCGAGAATAGCTGGGTGCTGGAACCTGGCGACATGCTCTACCTCCCACCACAGTACAGTCATTGGGGCATCGCCGATGGAGCCTGTACCACCATTTCCATTGGTTTCCGCGCTCCTTCGGCTGCCGCAATTCTCGAAGACCTGGCTGCCGAAGTAGCTATGGGATTACCGGATAGCCTGCGCTATACCGATGCCGGAGCTGAGCCCTCGACGAGCCCCGCCGAAATTGACCCCTCCTCTGTCACCCGATTGCAACAACAACTTGGGGAGTGGCTGAAGCAACCGGAGAAAATCGCCCAGTGGTTTGGCGCGGTTATGACCGAGGCAAAGTATCCAGATACTGTTGCCCTGGATGCAGATGATGCCGCCGACTGGCGCGAACAGCTACCGCAAGGATTACAGCTGATTCTGAACCCCGCATCACGTGTGGCATTCTGCAGGGAACCAGCCACTCTGTTTGTCGATGGAGAAGCCTTCCCTGCACCAATCTCTTTCGCAGAACACTTTGCCAAATTCCACGAAATTTCCTGGAATAATATCGAAGCTTTCCCAGAAGTCGCCATGGCTGACGGACTGGTTGACCAGCTGGTATCCCAAGGCACCTTAATCTACCCACCAGAGGATTTCTGA
- a CDS encoding GNAT family N-acetyltransferase, whose amino-acid sequence MAILVRPADWHSERGSIRTIRETVFVQEQKVPADLEWDDQEESAQHFLVFLDEKVVGTGRLTKEGKVGRMAISRTVRGQGLGAQLLRAICDYAQQSGYHRIYLHAQQHAEGFYTKAGFCKKGPVFYEAGIPHIKMARELR is encoded by the coding sequence ATGGCAATTCTCGTTCGCCCAGCCGACTGGCATAGTGAAAGAGGTAGTATTCGTACCATCCGTGAGACGGTCTTTGTACAGGAACAAAAGGTTCCCGCGGATCTCGAGTGGGATGATCAGGAAGAGAGCGCACAACACTTCCTGGTTTTTCTTGATGAAAAAGTTGTTGGTACTGGTCGGCTAACCAAAGAGGGCAAAGTTGGTCGTATGGCGATCAGTAGGACAGTTCGAGGCCAGGGCCTTGGTGCTCAATTACTAAGGGCGATTTGCGATTACGCTCAGCAATCTGGTTATCACCGAATTTACCTACATGCTCAACAACATGCCGAGGGCTTCTATACCAAGGCCGGTTTCTGTAAAAAAGGGCCTGTTTTTTACGAAGCTGGTATCCCCCATATCAAAATGGCGCGAGAGTTGAGATAA
- a CDS encoding TMEM175 family protein, translating into MRHKSFLSSRINALSDGVFAIAMTLLVFNIQIPDLGDFKPEENFQTKMREQIPHIFSWLLSVAILCRLWLNHNHLMSDHETKSVGFTSFNFLLLGAVAFIPFPSALLGEYPDQAWSVILLSISYAVAALAIAGMWYIAPNRSSLSGKRVLLVSMVMLLTSILACLLTAFNPYWGLALWIVYVVGIAPFAYLMERYVFTEGD; encoded by the coding sequence ATGCGTCACAAGTCATTTCTCTCCAGCCGTATTAACGCTCTTAGCGATGGCGTTTTTGCCATTGCCATGACGCTTTTGGTGTTCAATATCCAAATTCCTGATCTGGGGGATTTCAAGCCAGAAGAAAATTTTCAAACAAAAATGCGTGAGCAAATACCGCATATATTTTCCTGGTTATTGAGTGTCGCGATCCTTTGTCGGCTATGGCTTAATCACAATCATTTGATGTCCGATCACGAAACTAAGTCGGTAGGCTTTACCAGTTTTAACTTCCTGCTGCTCGGAGCTGTTGCTTTTATTCCTTTTCCATCGGCATTACTGGGAGAGTATCCAGATCAGGCTTGGTCAGTAATTTTGCTATCCATCAGCTATGCGGTGGCAGCATTGGCGATTGCAGGAATGTGGTATATAGCTCCGAATCGGTCGAGTTTAAGTGGAAAAAGGGTTTTATTGGTGAGCATGGTGATGTTGCTAACCAGTATACTGGCTTGTCTTTTGACGGCCTTTAATCCCTATTGGGGGCTGGCTCTCTGGATCGTTTATGTGGTAGGGATTGCGCCATTCGCATATTTGATGGAGCGTTATGTTTTCACCGAGGGTGATTAG
- a CDS encoding flavodoxin family protein, with the protein MSKVGVVYHSVCDSTRGLAQAVVEGVNNVSGCEGVELTILGEDIQLGRYRNSELMVQLDRCKAIVLGSPTFMGCVSAQFKAFMDTASERYSDRSWMDKLAAGFTIGGNFSGDQLNTIQTMQIFAAQTGMLWAPLGILTDSEGKGRNRGGCQSGLVAVAERDGGLHQLDLLTAQYLGERVGGLSLRLLPH; encoded by the coding sequence ATGAGTAAAGTTGGTGTTGTGTATCATTCTGTTTGTGACAGTACCAGAGGTTTAGCACAAGCCGTTGTTGAGGGAGTAAATAATGTATCTGGCTGTGAGGGCGTAGAGCTCACTATTCTAGGGGAGGATATTCAACTTGGACGCTATAGAAATTCTGAACTCATGGTCCAGCTGGATCGTTGCAAAGCGATAGTGCTGGGCTCACCTACTTTTATGGGATGTGTCTCGGCGCAGTTTAAGGCTTTTATGGATACAGCGAGTGAACGATACAGTGATCGCAGTTGGATGGACAAGCTGGCAGCAGGTTTTACTATCGGTGGAAACTTCAGCGGCGACCAGCTGAATACTATTCAGACTATGCAAATATTTGCTGCGCAAACGGGGATGCTTTGGGCTCCTCTGGGTATTTTGACTGATTCGGAAGGGAAGGGGAGAAACCGCGGAGGCTGTCAGTCGGGCCTTGTTGCTGTTGCGGAGAGAGATGGGGGTTTACATCAGCTGGATCTCCTTACCGCCCAGTATCTGGGGGAGAGGGTAGGGGGGCTTTCATTAAGGCTGTTGCCTCATTAG
- a CDS encoding arylamine N-acetyltransferase, whose product MTKSANNIDLQAYFKRIGYDGVPANDLQTLRDLLTHHVRTIPFENVTSFLGSPVDIEISAIEDKLVRHRRGGYCFEQNALLREVLQQVGFTVTGLAARVLWQASPDHQPAQSHMILQVEVGGAPYLVDVGFGSNTLTAPVRLDSPAPQSTPHGTYQITRTGEDYLLQVKVEGVWQSMYSFDLRSRTLGDYKIANWFCCTNPESRFVQHLIATRAFPEGRHALLDRQLSYQPIVGPKSVIMLANVEELRRTLLDIFGIEVPAGLIAEQKLEAIFPEKSLSQLVKGKDLLMNREVS is encoded by the coding sequence ATGACAAAGAGTGCAAATAATATCGATCTGCAAGCTTATTTTAAGCGCATTGGCTACGATGGTGTGCCCGCCAATGACCTGCAAACCCTTAGGGACCTACTTACCCATCATGTTCGAACTATACCTTTTGAAAATGTAACCTCTTTTCTTGGAAGCCCGGTGGATATTGAGATATCCGCTATTGAGGATAAATTAGTGCGGCACCGGCGAGGGGGCTATTGCTTTGAGCAGAATGCTTTGTTGCGCGAGGTGTTACAGCAGGTAGGTTTTACTGTCACTGGGCTTGCCGCCCGGGTCTTATGGCAAGCTTCTCCGGATCATCAACCTGCTCAGTCCCACATGATTTTACAGGTGGAAGTGGGTGGGGCCCCCTATCTGGTGGATGTGGGGTTCGGCAGTAATACTCTGACGGCACCGGTGCGCTTGGACTCACCAGCCCCTCAAAGCACACCTCATGGAACCTATCAAATAACGCGAACAGGTGAGGATTACCTTCTGCAAGTAAAGGTCGAAGGAGTTTGGCAATCTATGTACAGCTTTGATCTCAGGTCCCGTACCTTGGGCGATTACAAAATTGCCAACTGGTTTTGTTGTACTAATCCGGAATCCCGTTTTGTACAACATCTGATTGCAACGCGGGCGTTCCCGGAGGGACGCCATGCGTTATTGGATCGTCAATTGAGTTACCAGCCAATTGTGGGCCCGAAGAGTGTCATTATGCTGGCGAATGTGGAGGAACTTCGTCGTACTCTCCTGGATATATTTGGTATTGAAGTTCCAGCCGGGCTCATAGCTGAGCAAAAACTTGAGGCTATCTTCCCGGAAAAATCTTTATCCCAGCTGGTGAAAGGCAAGGATCTCCTTATGAACCGGGAGGTGTCATGA
- a CDS encoding alpha-hydroxy-acid oxidizing protein, whose amino-acid sequence MKIVLRSGADAASVLALGPQFSFLGRCFMYSNCVPDQERTNHTIYLLKTWLTQVIQKV is encoded by the coding sequence ATGAAGATCGTACTTAGATCTGGCGCAGATGCAGCAAGTGTCCTAGCATTGGGACCACAGTTCAGTTTTCTGGGGAGATGCTTCATGTATAGTAATTGTGTACCAGATCAAGAGAGGACAAACCATACCATTTATCTCTTAAAAACGTGGCTAACCCAGGTAATTCAAAAAGTTTGA
- a CDS encoding sensor histidine kinase, whose translation MNKTTIIIITVCFSFLVVLYSAILQTEPEETIKIHYDAPFWIAMQCFCAQWLTAKFHQKLTVNSNIAIPTSTHYIKVFVLSNLCFVFPLTVLTLLIEWAFGYQEIDKSHILALTISLFLLHTLNGGAVIALKLIENLNFQQLDLELTKKALLENQVKQLQKQLDPHFLFNNLNTLSALIISKPEMAENYLDTFTNIYRYVFDSQKLETITLDQEISFAQDYMSLLNQRFAGAYHLSMDYKRELDLEYLTLPCSLQLALENVIKHNQGDKENPLPIKVEINGAWLNIHNKIRPKSYVKASSGFGLKNLEIRSRSILGKPIELNKTASDFTLKIPLIRP comes from the coding sequence TTGAATAAGACAACCATTATCATAATAACAGTCTGCTTTTCATTTCTGGTTGTCTTATATTCAGCCATTCTACAAACCGAGCCAGAAGAAACAATAAAAATCCATTACGATGCGCCTTTTTGGATCGCTATGCAGTGTTTCTGTGCCCAATGGCTTACAGCTAAGTTTCACCAAAAGCTAACCGTCAATTCTAATATCGCTATACCGACCTCCACGCACTACATAAAAGTATTTGTACTTAGCAATCTGTGCTTCGTTTTTCCATTAACCGTACTTACTCTACTCATAGAATGGGCCTTCGGTTACCAGGAAATTGACAAAAGCCACATTTTAGCGCTTACAATCAGCCTTTTTTTATTGCACACACTCAATGGTGGAGCGGTCATTGCCCTGAAACTAATAGAGAATCTGAATTTTCAACAATTGGATCTTGAATTAACCAAAAAGGCCTTATTAGAGAATCAGGTCAAGCAGTTACAAAAGCAACTGGATCCTCATTTCTTGTTTAACAATCTCAACACCTTATCTGCTCTAATTATATCCAAGCCTGAAATGGCTGAAAATTATCTTGATACATTCACCAATATCTATCGCTATGTTTTCGACAGTCAAAAATTGGAAACCATCACTCTAGATCAAGAAATTTCCTTTGCCCAAGACTACATGTCCCTATTAAACCAGCGTTTTGCTGGCGCCTATCATCTTAGCATGGACTACAAAAGAGAGCTTGATTTGGAATATTTGACCTTACCCTGCTCTCTTCAACTGGCATTGGAGAATGTAATAAAGCACAACCAGGGTGACAAGGAAAACCCATTACCAATTAAGGTTGAAATTAATGGTGCCTGGCTTAACATCCACAATAAAATCAGACCAAAATCATATGTGAAAGCTTCAAGTGGTTTTGGATTAAAAAACCTAGAGATTCGATCAAGGTCAATTCTGGGAAAACCCATAGAGCTCAATAAAACAGCCAGTGACTTTACATTGAAAATTCCACTTATCCGCCCATAA
- a CDS encoding LytTR family DNA-binding domain-containing protein: MNILIIEDEPLAAEKLSRYILRYSPQAKIQGPLDKVEEVKVFFNKNRPLDLIFSDIELLDGSVFQSLNELDLPCPVIFITAYDNYWMQAFQNMGIEYLLKPFSYKRFIESMIAFEQLKVAFSKKCSTKIDTKNSDYKRRLLLKKRKSMEVLDVEDIICLRASKGIIIAYDKRGLSHILIQNSVTDLESQLNPQDFFRISRSDIINIKYIQRFENYGKDTLAIYLLNIDEPLISSKTKSSKFRRWLTT; the protein is encoded by the coding sequence ATGAATATACTAATAATAGAAGACGAGCCATTAGCAGCTGAAAAGTTATCACGATATATACTTAGATATAGCCCTCAGGCAAAAATTCAGGGCCCGCTCGATAAAGTAGAAGAGGTTAAAGTGTTCTTTAACAAGAATAGACCTTTAGATCTTATTTTTTCCGACATTGAATTACTTGATGGATCTGTATTTCAATCTTTAAACGAACTAGACCTGCCGTGCCCAGTTATATTTATCACTGCTTATGATAATTATTGGATGCAAGCATTCCAAAATATGGGAATAGAGTATTTACTCAAACCATTCTCTTATAAGCGATTTATAGAGTCCATGATTGCTTTCGAACAACTTAAAGTTGCCTTTTCAAAAAAGTGCTCCACGAAAATAGATACCAAAAATAGTGACTACAAACGCAGGTTACTACTAAAAAAAAGAAAAAGCATGGAGGTTCTAGATGTAGAAGATATAATTTGCCTACGGGCAAGCAAAGGTATAATTATTGCTTACGATAAAAGGGGGTTAAGTCACATTTTAATACAGAATTCAGTTACTGATCTAGAATCTCAATTAAACCCTCAGGACTTTTTCCGAATCAGTCGCAGTGATATAATCAACATTAAATATATTCAACGATTTGAAAACTATGGCAAGGACACTTTAGCTATCTATTTATTGAATATTGATGAACCACTAATTTCCAGCAAGACAAAAAGTTCTAAGTTTCGGCGCTGGCTGACCACTTAA
- a CDS encoding efflux transporter outer membrane subunit has translation MKRRTHLKLNNISSLCLQVVVGILSTSLSGGCMLGPDYQPPPVTVEDSWIYGTDMRLDTLEAINPFWWKSAFADPVLDELVAQAIDNNLELRSAALRALQAQQIVAIAIGNQYPQLQQIEGLVDRSKYVRSGLPGDVQSEYYFNFNLTWELDMWGQLRRSVNSAAADFEASLAEYDGLLVSIIAQVAQSYINIRTVKRRLEVARENIRIQREGLRIAEVKFRAGEVSALDAEQAQTLLSNTEATVPGLEIILQQLKNTLAILLGMPPHSLNDLLSVSPTVPYAPAIAVIGMPQDLLRQRPDIRQAERLLAAQGELIGVARAELYPNFSIGGLIGAINIRGGQLNGSSDAWDMFVEFDWNIFNYGRLRSNIRLQDAIFQQLVSDYQQVVLQAQVDVENAIVSYLKSQEQEAFYRTAARASKEAVDLSLTQYIGGEIEFNTVITTLLSNLNQQDILVVAQGAVATSLVQVYLSLGGGWQIQDGLMPLELLPEETIEDLLRRTHYWDKLLN, from the coding sequence ATGAAGCGGCGCACTCACCTTAAGCTCAATAATATAAGCTCTTTATGCCTGCAAGTAGTTGTCGGTATTCTTTCAACTTCCTTAAGTGGCGGTTGTATGTTAGGTCCAGATTATCAGCCGCCTCCTGTCACGGTGGAGGATTCTTGGATTTATGGAACTGACATGCGATTAGATACTCTGGAAGCAATCAACCCATTTTGGTGGAAATCCGCATTTGCTGATCCAGTACTGGACGAACTGGTGGCCCAGGCGATCGACAATAACTTGGAACTGAGATCTGCTGCCTTGAGGGCACTACAGGCCCAGCAGATAGTGGCCATTGCTATCGGTAATCAATATCCCCAGCTGCAGCAAATTGAGGGGCTTGTGGATCGTTCAAAATACGTGCGATCAGGGTTGCCGGGTGATGTACAGAGTGAATACTATTTCAATTTCAACTTGACTTGGGAATTGGATATGTGGGGGCAATTAAGGCGCTCTGTAAACTCTGCTGCGGCGGACTTTGAGGCCAGCTTGGCTGAGTATGATGGTCTCCTTGTCTCAATCATTGCCCAAGTAGCCCAGTCATATATCAATATTCGCACAGTGAAGCGCCGCCTCGAGGTTGCAAGGGAAAACATCCGTATACAGAGGGAGGGTTTAAGAATTGCCGAAGTTAAATTTCGAGCTGGCGAAGTCAGTGCACTGGATGCTGAGCAGGCCCAGACCTTACTCAGTAATACTGAGGCTACTGTACCAGGGCTGGAGATTATTCTTCAGCAGCTTAAAAATACTCTGGCAATACTCCTTGGAATGCCCCCTCATAGTTTGAATGATTTACTTTCGGTATCTCCAACAGTGCCATATGCCCCTGCTATAGCAGTTATTGGAATGCCTCAAGACCTTTTGAGGCAGCGCCCGGATATTCGTCAAGCTGAACGTCTGCTTGCTGCACAGGGTGAGCTTATAGGGGTGGCAAGAGCAGAACTCTACCCAAATTTTTCAATTGGTGGACTGATCGGCGCAATTAATATCAGGGGAGGGCAGCTTAACGGTAGCAGTGATGCTTGGGATATGTTTGTGGAGTTTGATTGGAATATATTCAACTATGGACGACTACGTAGTAATATTCGGCTTCAGGACGCAATTTTCCAACAGCTGGTTTCTGATTATCAACAAGTTGTTTTGCAGGCACAGGTAGATGTCGAGAATGCAATTGTTTCATATCTTAAGTCACAAGAGCAGGAGGCCTTTTATAGAACCGCGGCAAGGGCTTCTAAAGAAGCCGTAGATCTTTCTTTAACCCAATATATTGGTGGTGAAATAGAATTTAATACAGTCATTACTACCCTGCTGTCCAATCTTAACCAGCAAGATATACTGGTGGTAGCGCAGGGTGCGGTTGCTACTAGTCTGGTACAAGTGTATTTATCTTTGGGGGGAGGCTGGCAGATACAGGACGGCCTTATGCCTTTGGAGCTGCTTCCAGAAGAAACAATAGAGGATTTACTTCGACGTACGCATTATTGGGATAAATTGCTGAATTAG